Proteins from one Bacteroides zhangwenhongii genomic window:
- a CDS encoding glycoside hydrolase family 2 protein has translation MKHNLFLFVFLLVALPAVKGQASERKKYNFNSEWKLQTGDFPKAKDATFDDSKWKQVTLPHAFNEDEAFKVSIEQLTDTVVWYRKSFRIPDLKSNQKVFIEFEGVRQRGDFYLNGHNLGRHENGVMAVGFDLTPYIKQGENVIAVRTDNDWMYREEGTKSKFQWNDRNFNANYGGIPKNVFLYVTDNVYQTLPLYSNLKTTGVYTYAKDIDIKGRKATICAESEVRNDSKEPRQFTYQVTILDADGKQVKTFQGDKVTLKAGETKTVKASAPVGGLHFWSWGYGYLYTVKTALKDSNNRIFDEVSTRTGFRKTRFAEGKVWLNDRVIQMKGYAQRTSNEWPAVGLSVPAWLSDYSNDLMVKSNANLVRWMHVTPWKQDVESCDRVGLIQAMPAGDSEKDREGRQWEQRLELMRDAIIYNRNNPSILFYECGNKAISRPHMIEMKAVRDKYDPFGGRAIGSREMLDIREAEYGGEMLYINKSEHHPMWATEYCRDEGLRKYWDEYSYPFHKEGDGPLHKGQPATDYNRNQDQLAIIMINRWYDYWRERPGTGNRVSSGGTKIVFSDTNTHHRGEENYRRSGVTDAMRIEKDAFYAHQVMWNGWVDTEADQTYIIGHWNYPENTVKPVHVVSTGEDVELFLNGKSLGKGKRQYNFLFTFDKVTFKPGKLEAVSYNKDGKEISRYAVSTVGEPAKLKLTAIQNPEGFHADGADMALIQVEVVDKDGKRCPLDNRTVQFTLKGNAEWRGGIAQGENNHILDTNLPVECGINRALIRSTTTAGKITLTAQAKGLPAATLTLETVPVKVNNGLSSYLPQASLKGRLDRGETPSTPSYKDTKRGIRVVSAKAGANSGDVAKSYDDIELSEWKNDGKLSTAWITYTLEREAMIDDVCLKLHGWRSRSYPLEVYAGKELIWSGTTEKSLGYVHLNIEKPVRANTITIRLKGNTSDKDAFGQLIEVEAKAANKMELEKSSSKNQLRIVEAEFLETIK, from the coding sequence ATGAAACACAACTTATTTCTTTTCGTATTTTTACTGGTCGCATTGCCCGCCGTCAAGGGACAGGCAAGTGAACGTAAAAAGTACAATTTCAACAGCGAATGGAAACTGCAAACAGGAGATTTTCCTAAAGCCAAAGATGCAACATTCGATGACAGCAAGTGGAAACAAGTCACTTTGCCTCATGCCTTCAATGAAGATGAAGCATTCAAAGTTTCTATCGAACAACTGACAGACACGGTGGTGTGGTATCGTAAAAGTTTCCGCATTCCCGATTTAAAAAGTAATCAGAAAGTATTTATCGAATTTGAAGGAGTACGCCAGCGTGGAGACTTCTACCTCAACGGACACAATCTGGGAAGACATGAAAACGGGGTGATGGCAGTAGGTTTCGACCTGACTCCTTATATCAAACAAGGTGAAAACGTGATTGCCGTACGGACGGACAACGACTGGATGTACAGGGAAGAAGGAACCAAGTCCAAATTTCAATGGAACGACCGTAACTTCAACGCCAATTATGGCGGTATTCCCAAAAACGTATTCCTCTACGTTACCGACAATGTATATCAGACACTTCCCCTGTATAGTAATCTGAAAACGACGGGAGTATATACGTACGCTAAGGACATCGACATCAAAGGCAGAAAAGCTACGATCTGTGCAGAATCGGAAGTCAGAAACGACAGTAAAGAGCCTCGCCAGTTCACCTATCAGGTGACTATATTAGATGCCGACGGCAAACAAGTGAAGACCTTTCAAGGCGACAAAGTGACTTTGAAAGCAGGGGAAACTAAAACAGTAAAAGCCTCTGCCCCTGTTGGCGGCCTTCATTTCTGGAGTTGGGGATATGGCTATCTGTATACGGTAAAGACAGCTCTGAAAGACAGTAACAACCGTATATTCGACGAAGTAAGCACTCGTACCGGATTCCGTAAGACACGTTTTGCAGAAGGAAAAGTTTGGCTGAACGACCGGGTGATCCAGATGAAAGGATACGCCCAACGTACCAGCAATGAATGGCCTGCTGTCGGACTTTCCGTTCCGGCTTGGCTGAGTGATTATTCAAACGACCTGATGGTGAAGAGTAATGCCAACCTGGTTCGCTGGATGCACGTCACTCCTTGGAAACAGGATGTAGAATCTTGCGACCGTGTAGGTTTGATACAGGCAATGCCTGCCGGTGATTCGGAAAAAGACCGTGAAGGACGCCAATGGGAACAACGGCTGGAGCTGATGCGTGACGCTATCATTTATAATCGCAACAATCCCAGTATCTTGTTCTATGAATGTGGAAACAAAGCGATCAGCCGGCCTCACATGATTGAGATGAAAGCCGTTCGTGACAAGTATGATCCATTCGGCGGACGTGCCATCGGTTCCCGCGAGATGTTGGATATCCGTGAAGCGGAATATGGCGGCGAAATGCTGTATATCAACAAAAGCGAACATCATCCGATGTGGGCAACCGAATATTGCCGCGACGAAGGTTTAAGAAAATATTGGGATGAATACAGTTATCCTTTCCATAAAGAAGGAGACGGACCTCTTCACAAAGGACAACCGGCTACCGATTACAACCGCAATCAAGACCAGCTTGCTATCATTATGATTAATCGTTGGTATGACTATTGGCGTGAACGTCCCGGAACAGGCAACAGAGTCAGTTCCGGTGGAACCAAGATTGTTTTCTCCGATACCAATACTCATCATCGGGGCGAGGAAAACTACCGCAGAAGCGGGGTGACGGATGCCATGCGCATTGAGAAAGACGCATTCTACGCTCATCAGGTCATGTGGAACGGATGGGTGGATACGGAAGCAGACCAGACCTACATCATCGGTCATTGGAACTACCCGGAGAATACAGTAAAACCGGTACATGTAGTATCCACCGGCGAGGATGTGGAACTCTTCCTGAATGGTAAATCGTTAGGAAAAGGTAAACGGCAGTACAACTTCCTCTTTACTTTCGACAAGGTCACTTTCAAACCGGGCAAGCTGGAAGCTGTCAGCTACAACAAGGACGGAAAGGAAATCAGCCGTTACGCCGTAAGCACGGTAGGTGAACCAGCCAAACTGAAACTTACCGCCATCCAGAATCCGGAAGGCTTCCACGCAGACGGTGCCGACATGGCTCTGATACAGGTAGAGGTAGTAGATAAGGACGGCAAACGTTGCCCGTTGGATAACCGTACTGTCCAATTCACTTTAAAGGGAAATGCCGAATGGCGCGGAGGTATCGCACAAGGTGAAAACAACCATATCCTCGATACCAATCTGCCGGTAGAATGTGGTATCAACCGTGCACTTATCCGCAGTACGACAACTGCCGGAAAAATAACACTGACCGCACAAGCCAAAGGGTTACCTGCAGCCACTCTTACATTGGAAACGGTTCCGGTGAAAGTAAACAATGGATTAAGTTCCTATCTGCCTCAAGCGAGTTTGAAAGGTAGACTGGACAGAGGTGAGACTCCTTCCACTCCTTCTTATAAAGATACCAAAAGAGGAATCCGGGTTGTATCGGCAAAGGCCGGAGCCAACAGCGGAGATGTTGCCAAGAGCTACGATGATATAGAACTGTCTGAATGGAAAAACGACGGCAAGCTCAGCACTGCATGGATTACTTATACATTGGAAAGAGAAGCAATGATAGATGACGTTTGTCTGAAACTGCACGGATGGCGTTCGCGCAGCTACCCGCTGGAAGTATACGCAGGCAAAGAGCTGATATGGAGCGGCACTACAGAGAAGAGTTTGGGATATGTCCACCTGAACATAGAAAAGCCGGTACGTGCCAATACCATTACGATCCGTCTGAAAGGCAATACAAGTGACAAGGACGCTTTCGGGCAGTTGATAGAAGTAGAAGCGAAAGCCGCCAACAAAATGGAACTGGAAAAGAGCAGCAGTAAGAATCAGCTGCGAATCGTCGAGGCAGAGTTCCTCGAGACAATCAAATAG
- a CDS encoding sialate O-acetylesterase, translating into MKNLVIILMLAFCCNCLADNNQPAHVIITAGQSNTDGRVPNDRLPDYIKAMSTDTAFTTGAYKYCKIAQNRTDGKFRPFWPKSKRRAKPHTWGYDAITYYWLEQLWQEPFYVIKWAIGGTSIEPSTSSDKSVHWSANPEWLSGNVATSQKGRSLLLSFINDIDGCIDNTLSKLKNGYRIDAFLWHQGESDRAYGDKYYENLKAVVAYVRNHLSEKTGEDYSKLPFIFGTVARKNKQYGSEVEEAMKRLAKEDKNAYLIDMSDAELMGDRLHFNQNSAEYLGKQMYEQIKKLR; encoded by the coding sequence ATGAAAAATTTAGTTATCATTTTAATGCTTGCATTCTGTTGCAATTGCCTGGCAGATAATAACCAACCTGCCCATGTCATTATCACTGCCGGACAGTCAAACACCGACGGACGTGTGCCCAACGACCGTCTGCCGGATTACATCAAAGCTATGTCCACAGACACGGCCTTCACCACAGGAGCCTACAAATACTGTAAAATAGCCCAGAACCGCACAGACGGGAAGTTCCGTCCTTTCTGGCCGAAGAGCAAAAGAAGGGCCAAGCCCCACACATGGGGATATGACGCCATCACCTACTATTGGTTGGAGCAATTATGGCAAGAGCCTTTTTACGTTATCAAATGGGCTATCGGAGGCACTTCTATCGAACCGTCCACCAGTTCGGACAAGTCGGTTCACTGGTCGGCAAATCCCGAATGGCTATCCGGCAACGTGGCAACCAGCCAAAAGGGGCGTTCCTTATTGCTTTCTTTTATCAATGACATAGACGGTTGCATCGACAACACCTTATCGAAATTAAAGAACGGTTACCGGATTGACGCATTTCTGTGGCATCAAGGAGAAAGCGACCGTGCATACGGCGACAAATACTACGAGAACCTGAAAGCAGTCGTCGCTTATGTGCGCAACCATCTGAGTGAAAAGACAGGAGAAGACTACTCCAAGCTTCCGTTTATCTTCGGTACGGTAGCCAGGAAGAACAAGCAATACGGCAGTGAGGTTGAAGAAGCGATGAAACGCCTGGCGAAAGAAGACAAGAATGCCTATCTGATAGATATGTCGGATGCGGAATTGATGGGCGACCGCCTTCATTTCAATCAGAATTCAGCCGAATATCTGGGCAAACAGATGTACGAGCAGATTAAAAAACTGCGATGA
- a CDS encoding SusC/RagA family TonB-linked outer membrane protein, translating to MKNILHGNGSLGRKMQSLFLMTLFVLQSTLSLAQNRAVTGVVVDEKDEPIIGANVTVKGTSKGTITDLDGKFVISAPANAKLLEVSFIGYNTQTVTIAGKTLQIKLTESAIALDEVVAIGYGSAKKGNVTGAIAKVNAEKLEDRATTNIASSLQGQLAGVEVRSTTGEPGSELQIRVRGAASINADATPLYVVDGIPVDDLGSLNPGDIQSIEVLKDASSSAIYGSRGANGVVLITTKQASTDDKVKVQFQASFGIQSLERKVDVLSPEEWIEFRTAYNNNRYISQYGSKGATIEDDYATRLAMIGGKESYYFLNDPRWTEPGYGNLQLIDWQDEFFRLAPIQNYQLSLSSGRGNTKYRVSLGYTDQKGIAIESSYKRLNFRANVESKLFNRITVGVNLAPSANWSDGGRVDGKDRQATNVLTMVPVAEPEDGIYTGSGSKGYYRWTSSSKVSPIAYMEEVTNHGESVRFNSAAYVKADIWDGLKAEVTGSYNFSSTQSRSFIPSSVTKYRTDSEGYKTTASRSEARSNKFLLQTILHYNKTFGRHTVGAMAGYSMESSGGSSSKLSATQFPDNSLEVFDMADVVLTAAAASLSTPSRLMSYFGRVQYEYDDRYLLTASIRRDGSSRFGKENRWGVFPAVSAAYRISNEKFWPKDFFMNSLKIRGSWGANGNNSIPTNTALAKLSSANYSSGNIINGFAPTSLANPDLGWEKTESWNIAFDMGMFNNRIFLSADYYVKTTKDLLYQVTVPALLGFTQAWGNIGSIRNKGFELELTTQNLTGKLKWTTSLNVSYNKNKVLSLGDDNSTVFTGYDKTTQVFMVGQPLRSFYMYDAVGVYQTKADLQKYPVMQNTKVGDVRYRDANGDGVISDSDRTLMGKPDPDYTFGMTNTFKYKNFDLSILITGQTGGHIYGVLGRAMDRPGMGANINVLAHWKNMWKSEAEPGDGKTPGIDNANTGQFYDSRWLYSTDFIKIKNITLGYRLPFKKKFIQNARVYLSGENLLMWDKYDGGFSPEANNAGSSGDYDYGSYPQARVITLGVNVTF from the coding sequence ATGAAAAACATTCTGCATGGAAATGGTAGTCTGGGAAGGAAGATGCAATCTCTCTTTTTGATGACTCTGTTCGTATTACAATCTACCCTGTCGCTCGCACAGAACCGAGCTGTGACGGGAGTGGTAGTAGATGAAAAAGATGAGCCGATTATCGGTGCAAACGTCACAGTGAAAGGTACTTCCAAAGGAACGATTACAGACTTGGACGGTAAATTTGTGATTTCCGCTCCCGCGAATGCCAAACTTCTGGAAGTATCTTTTATAGGGTACAACACCCAGACTGTTACAATCGCCGGTAAAACTCTCCAAATCAAGCTGACCGAATCTGCCATTGCCCTAGATGAGGTTGTTGCTATCGGTTATGGTAGCGCAAAGAAAGGAAATGTGACCGGCGCTATCGCTAAAGTCAATGCTGAGAAACTGGAAGACCGGGCAACAACCAACATTGCCTCTTCACTGCAAGGGCAGTTAGCCGGTGTGGAAGTGCGCAGCACTACCGGAGAACCGGGTTCGGAACTTCAGATTCGCGTACGTGGAGCCGCTTCGATCAATGCGGATGCTACCCCATTGTATGTGGTGGACGGTATTCCCGTAGACGATCTAGGCAGTCTCAATCCGGGTGACATACAATCTATCGAGGTATTGAAAGACGCTTCTTCATCGGCAATCTACGGTTCGCGCGGTGCCAACGGAGTTGTTTTGATCACAACCAAGCAAGCGAGCACCGATGATAAAGTAAAAGTACAGTTTCAAGCTTCTTTCGGTATCCAATCATTGGAAAGGAAAGTGGATGTCCTGTCACCGGAAGAGTGGATTGAGTTCCGCACCGCATACAATAATAACCGGTATATTTCCCAATACGGAAGTAAAGGAGCTACTATTGAAGACGACTACGCCACCCGTCTGGCAATGATAGGAGGCAAAGAAAGCTATTATTTCCTGAATGACCCGCGCTGGACAGAACCCGGCTACGGCAACTTGCAGTTGATTGACTGGCAAGATGAATTCTTCCGTCTGGCGCCGATACAAAATTACCAATTGTCACTTTCAAGCGGTCGCGGCAATACCAAATACCGTGTATCTTTGGGCTACACCGACCAGAAAGGTATTGCTATCGAAAGCAGTTACAAACGTTTGAACTTCCGTGCCAATGTAGAGTCTAAACTATTCAACCGGATTACCGTCGGAGTGAATCTGGCGCCTTCTGCCAACTGGAGTGACGGCGGACGGGTAGACGGCAAGGACCGCCAGGCAACCAACGTTCTTACTATGGTGCCCGTTGCGGAACCGGAAGACGGTATATATACCGGTTCAGGCTCCAAAGGTTATTATCGCTGGACCAGTTCAAGCAAGGTAAGTCCCATCGCATATATGGAGGAAGTGACCAATCATGGTGAAAGTGTCCGTTTTAATTCCGCTGCCTATGTGAAAGCGGATATATGGGATGGGCTGAAAGCGGAAGTTACCGGTTCCTACAATTTCAGCAGTACGCAAAGCCGCTCATTCATTCCGAGCAGCGTCACCAAATACAGAACAGACAGCGAAGGGTACAAAACGACTGCAAGCCGTTCGGAAGCACGCAGCAATAAATTCCTTCTCCAAACGATTCTACATTATAACAAAACGTTCGGCAGGCATACTGTCGGAGCGATGGCAGGTTATTCGATGGAAAGCTCCGGAGGCTCTTCCAGCAAATTAAGCGCTACGCAGTTTCCTGATAATTCTCTGGAAGTGTTCGACATGGCAGATGTAGTGCTGACAGCAGCCGCAGCTTCTTTGTCCACTCCTTCCCGACTGATGTCCTACTTCGGACGTGTGCAATACGAATATGATGACCGTTACCTGCTGACAGCCAGTATCCGTCGCGACGGTTCTTCACGTTTCGGTAAGGAAAACCGTTGGGGAGTCTTCCCTGCCGTTTCTGCCGCTTACCGCATCTCAAACGAGAAATTCTGGCCGAAAGACTTCTTTATGAACTCTCTTAAAATACGCGGAAGTTGGGGAGCCAACGGTAACAACTCAATCCCTACCAACACCGCCCTTGCCAAACTAAGCAGCGCCAATTACTCGTCCGGAAACATCATTAACGGTTTTGCACCGACATCGCTTGCCAATCCGGATCTTGGCTGGGAAAAGACGGAAAGCTGGAATATCGCATTCGATATGGGAATGTTCAACAACCGTATCTTTCTATCTGCCGACTATTATGTAAAAACAACCAAAGACCTGCTGTATCAAGTTACCGTTCCCGCCTTGCTCGGTTTCACCCAAGCTTGGGGAAATATCGGTTCGATCCGCAATAAAGGTTTTGAACTGGAGCTGACTACCCAGAACCTGACGGGAAAACTGAAATGGACGACTTCTCTGAATGTATCTTACAACAAGAATAAAGTTCTCAGTCTGGGAGATGACAACAGCACCGTATTCACCGGATACGACAAGACGACACAAGTGTTCATGGTAGGCCAGCCTTTAAGATCATTCTATATGTATGATGCAGTCGGTGTGTATCAGACGAAAGCCGACTTACAGAAATATCCTGTCATGCAGAACACCAAAGTTGGTGATGTACGCTATCGGGATGCAAACGGTGACGGAGTGATCAGCGACAGTGACCGTACATTGATGGGGAAACCTGATCCGGATTATACTTTCGGTATGACCAATACTTTCAAATACAAGAACTTCGATCTTTCCATCCTGATCACAGGACAGACAGGCGGACATATTTACGGAGTATTGGGACGTGCAATGGACCGTCCGGGTATGGGCGCCAATATCAACGTGCTTGCACATTGGAAGAATATGTGGAAATCGGAAGCAGAACCCGGTGACGGCAAGACTCCCGGTATCGACAATGCCAACACCGGACAATTCTACGACAGCCGCTGGCTGTACAGTACCGACTTCATCAAGATCAAGAATATTACATTGGGCTATCGTCTTCCGTTCAAAAAGAAATTTATTCAGAACGCACGCGTCTATCTGTCGGGAGAAAACCTGCTGATGTGGGATAAGTACGACGGCGGGTTCTCGCCGGAAGCCAACAACGCCGGTTCAAGCGGAGACTACGACTACGGTTCGTACCCGCAGGCAAGAGTCATCACTTTGGGCGTTAATGTTACATTCTAA
- a CDS encoding RagB/SusD family nutrient uptake outer membrane protein: protein MKLYKYIICGGLALTLTLSSCESWLEVEPNDTRTTDYFYTTPNEMEQALIGIYNGLLPIANYSWMLSEVRSDNAWVDKTTDKQRDYIDIGTFNPNISTISTLSSAWNDLYEIVARANMFLSKTDGVTFSDEKIKNQFIGEAKFLRALAYFDLVRYFGHIPIVLEPVSVNEAMTIKQSKQVDVYETAIVPDLEDAVRKLVDTPLNYQGNNASAGRATLVAAKSLLGRVYLTMAGYPVQDESKKALAEQLFSEVIDYARANNKYWAQTGDEWQKVWISDNDNKYHIFEIQYIASKNYGNPMVFNSVPQVNDSYTKLEMSGNRIWCEARLAGRFKLMDTEGVSLDIRCPSTIYTDDFVDDDGVPYTGGPFFQKFFEHKMKRKMLGYEDIDAQIADRTYFPINYPIIRLEDVMLMYAEIVGPTDKAKSLVNDICERAGVPTVPDHVTPERFAEIVDWQRRLELASEGIRWHDLVRQNRYVEVLQEMFKFNGSDENGVISKPETYELYKLVTKDSYIYPIPDSQMKVKEGLYEQNKGYN from the coding sequence ATGAAACTATATAAATATATCATTTGCGGAGGACTGGCGCTGACATTGACTCTGTCCTCTTGTGAAAGCTGGTTGGAAGTAGAACCCAACGATACACGTACCACTGATTATTTCTACACCACTCCCAACGAAATGGAGCAGGCATTGATCGGTATCTACAACGGTCTGTTGCCGATTGCCAATTATTCATGGATGTTGTCGGAAGTTCGTTCGGACAATGCTTGGGTAGATAAAACCACCGACAAACAGCGCGACTATATCGACATAGGTACGTTTAATCCCAATATATCCACCATCAGCACTCTTTCGTCTGCATGGAATGATTTGTATGAAATCGTAGCGCGTGCCAATATGTTCCTCAGCAAAACGGACGGTGTTACTTTCTCCGACGAAAAGATAAAGAATCAGTTTATCGGTGAAGCCAAATTCCTCCGGGCATTGGCTTACTTCGACCTGGTACGTTACTTCGGACATATCCCCATCGTATTGGAACCTGTATCGGTGAATGAAGCAATGACCATCAAACAGTCAAAACAAGTCGATGTTTACGAGACCGCAATTGTCCCCGATCTGGAAGATGCAGTGAGAAAGCTGGTAGACACTCCCTTGAATTATCAAGGAAACAATGCTTCTGCCGGACGCGCCACCTTAGTCGCTGCCAAATCTTTGCTGGGACGTGTTTATCTGACAATGGCGGGGTATCCCGTGCAAGACGAATCCAAGAAAGCATTGGCGGAACAGCTATTCAGTGAGGTGATAGACTATGCCCGCGCCAATAACAAATATTGGGCACAAACGGGTGACGAATGGCAGAAAGTGTGGATCAGCGACAATGATAACAAATACCATATTTTTGAAATTCAATACATAGCTTCCAAAAACTATGGTAATCCGATGGTGTTCAACTCGGTTCCGCAAGTGAATGATTCGTATACAAAACTAGAAATGTCCGGTAATAGAATATGGTGTGAAGCCAGACTGGCAGGACGTTTCAAATTAATGGATACGGAAGGGGTGTCTTTGGATATACGTTGTCCAAGCACGATTTACACGGATGATTTCGTGGATGACGACGGTGTGCCTTATACGGGCGGTCCTTTCTTCCAGAAGTTCTTTGAACATAAGATGAAACGCAAGATGCTAGGTTACGAAGATATTGATGCACAGATTGCAGACCGTACTTATTTCCCGATCAATTATCCGATAATCCGTCTTGAAGATGTAATGTTGATGTATGCCGAAATTGTAGGACCTACCGATAAAGCAAAATCATTGGTCAATGACATTTGCGAACGTGCCGGTGTTCCAACCGTACCCGATCATGTTACTCCCGAAAGGTTTGCCGAAATCGTAGACTGGCAACGCCGTCTTGAACTGGCTTCCGAAGGCATTCGCTGGCATGACCTCGTACGCCAAAACCGTTATGTAGAGGTATTGCAGGAAATGTTTAAGTTTAATGGCTCGGACGAGAACGGCGTGATTAGCAAACCGGAAACATACGAACTATATAAATTGGTTACAAAAGACTCATATATCTATCCGATACCCGACTCGCAAATGAAGGTGAAAGAAGGGCTATATGAACAAAATAAAGGATATAATTAA
- a CDS encoding IS256 family transposase, which translates to MKENHVVPDEVLTKEFLSHFKTEADVSKFLKQLHAQVLEKMLEGEMDAHLGYEKHSVSGNNSGNSRNGSYPKKIQTEHGEAVIPIPRDRNGQFEPIVVPKHESRGLSIEKLVISLYAKGMSVSDIEEEMREIYEIELSTSAISIITNKVNQAAQEWQNRPLDPVYLIVWMDGIVFKVRDNGKIINKTVYLCVGLKQNGLKEVLGMWVGKSESSAFWMGVLTDLKARGVQDILITCTDNLNGFTDTIRTVFPQSSTQICVVHQIRNSCKYVVYKDKKEFTADMKNIYNAPNKEVAAAELDNLEKKWGGKYPYAILSWRNNWDDLTVFFQFPLEIRKIIYTTNLIENLNGKIRKYTKSKLSFPSDDAVKKMVYLSLMEIEKKWTMPITNWGLIMNQFMLIFENRIQI; encoded by the coding sequence ATGAAAGAGAATCATGTAGTGCCTGATGAGGTTTTAACCAAGGAGTTCCTCAGCCATTTCAAAACTGAGGCAGACGTAAGCAAGTTCCTAAAGCAGCTCCACGCCCAAGTGCTGGAGAAGATGCTTGAAGGTGAGATGGATGCTCATTTGGGTTATGAGAAACATTCTGTTTCCGGCAATAACAGTGGTAATTCCCGTAACGGCAGTTACCCCAAGAAAATCCAGACCGAGCACGGCGAGGCTGTCATACCCATCCCTCGTGACCGCAACGGTCAGTTTGAACCCATAGTAGTCCCCAAGCATGAAAGCCGCGGGCTTTCCATAGAAAAGCTTGTTATCTCCTTATATGCCAAAGGAATGAGTGTGTCCGATATAGAAGAAGAGATGCGCGAGATCTATGAGATAGAACTCTCCACCTCTGCCATCTCCATCATCACAAACAAAGTAAACCAGGCTGCTCAAGAATGGCAGAACCGTCCTTTGGACCCGGTCTATCTCATCGTTTGGATGGACGGTATTGTCTTCAAGGTCCGTGACAACGGGAAGATTATCAACAAGACTGTCTATCTCTGTGTCGGCCTGAAACAAAACGGCTTGAAGGAAGTTCTTGGCATGTGGGTGGGTAAATCAGAGAGTTCCGCCTTCTGGATGGGTGTTCTCACTGACTTGAAGGCCCGTGGGGTACAAGATATACTGATAACCTGTACCGATAACCTGAACGGATTTACGGACACTATACGTACCGTATTCCCTCAGTCATCAACTCAGATTTGTGTTGTACATCAGATAAGAAACTCATGTAAATATGTCGTTTACAAGGACAAAAAAGAGTTCACGGCAGATATGAAGAATATCTATAATGCGCCAAACAAGGAAGTTGCTGCCGCGGAGCTTGATAATCTGGAAAAGAAATGGGGAGGGAAGTACCCTTATGCCATTCTTTCATGGAGGAACAACTGGGATGATCTGACTGTTTTCTTTCAGTTCCCATTGGAAATCAGAAAAATAATCTATACCACAAATCTCATTGAAAATCTGAATGGAAAAATCAGAAAGTACACTAAATCAAAGCTTTCATTCCCGTCGGATGACGCAGTGAAGAAGATGGTATACCTTTCCTTGATGGAGATTGAGAAGAAATGGACAATGCCGATTACTAACTGGGGATTGATTATGAACCAGTTTATGCTTATTTTTGAAAACAGAATCCAGATATAA